One window of the Klebsiella oxytoca genome contains the following:
- the gyrA gene encoding DNA topoisomerase (ATP-hydrolyzing) subunit A, with translation MSDLAREITPVNIEEELKSSYLDYAMSVIVGRALPDVRDGLKPVHRRVLYAMNVLGNDWNKAYKKSARVVGDVIGKYHPHGDTAVYDTIVRMAQPFSLRYMLVDGQGNFGSVDGDSAAAMRYTEIRMSKIAHELMADLEKETVDFVDNYDGTEKIPDVMPTKIPNLLVNGSSGIAVGMATNIPPHNLTEVINGCLAYVENEDISIEGLMEHIPGPDFPTAAIINGRRGIEEAYRTGRGKVYIRARAEVEADAKTGRETIIVHEIPYQVNKARLIEKIAELVKDKRVEGISALRDESDKDGMRIVIEVKRDAVGEVVLNNLYSQTQLQVSFGINMVALHHGQPKIMNLKEIIAAFVRHRREVVTRRTIFELRKARDRAHILEALAIALANIDPIIELIRRAPTPAEAKAALIARSWDLGNVSAMLERAGDDAARPEWLEPEFGVRDGQYYLTEQQAQAILDLRLQKLTGLEHEKLLDEYKELLEQIAELLHILGSAERLMEVIREELELVREQFGDARRTEITANSADINIEDLINQEDVVVTLSHQGYVKYQPLTDYEAQRRGGKGKSAARIKEEDFIDRLLVANTHDTILCFSSRGRLYWMKVYQLPEASRGARGRPIVNLLPLEANERITAILPVREYEEGVNVFMATASGTVKKTALTEFSRPRSAGIIAVNLNEGDELIGVDLTSGQDEVMLFSAAGKVVRFKEDAVRAMGRTATGVRGIKLAGEDKVVSLIIPRGEGAILTVTQNGYGKRTAAEEYPTKSRATQGVISIKVTERNGSVVGAVQVDDCDQIMMITDAGTLVRTRVSEVSIVGRNTQGVILIRTAEDENVVGLQRVAEPVDDEELDAIDGSVAEGDDDIAPEADTDDDIAEDEE, from the coding sequence ATGAGCGACCTTGCGAGAGAAATTACACCGGTCAACATTGAGGAAGAGCTGAAGAGCTCATATCTGGATTACGCGATGTCGGTCATTGTTGGCCGTGCGCTGCCGGATGTCCGAGATGGCCTGAAGCCGGTACACCGTCGCGTACTATACGCCATGAACGTATTGGGCAATGACTGGAACAAAGCCTATAAAAAATCTGCCCGTGTCGTTGGTGACGTAATCGGTAAATACCACCCTCATGGTGATACTGCCGTATATGACACCATTGTCCGTATGGCGCAGCCATTCTCCTTGCGTTATATGCTGGTAGATGGCCAGGGTAACTTTGGTTCGGTCGACGGCGATTCCGCCGCAGCGATGCGTTATACGGAAATCCGTATGTCGAAGATCGCTCATGAGCTGATGGCCGACCTGGAAAAAGAGACGGTGGATTTCGTCGATAACTATGACGGCACGGAGAAGATCCCTGACGTTATGCCGACCAAAATCCCGAACCTGCTGGTTAACGGTTCGTCCGGTATCGCGGTGGGTATGGCGACCAACATTCCGCCGCACAACCTCACCGAAGTGATCAACGGCTGCCTGGCCTATGTCGAAAACGAAGACATCAGCATTGAAGGGCTGATGGAACATATTCCTGGCCCGGACTTCCCGACCGCCGCGATCATCAACGGTCGCCGCGGCATTGAAGAGGCCTATCGTACCGGTCGCGGTAAAGTGTACATTCGCGCCCGCGCGGAAGTCGAAGCTGATGCGAAAACCGGTCGCGAAACCATTATCGTGCATGAAATTCCGTATCAGGTGAATAAAGCGCGCCTGATTGAGAAAATCGCTGAACTGGTTAAAGACAAGCGCGTTGAGGGCATCAGCGCGCTGCGCGACGAGTCTGATAAAGACGGTATGCGCATCGTGATTGAAGTGAAGCGCGATGCCGTGGGCGAGGTGGTTCTTAACAACCTTTATTCACAGACTCAGCTCCAGGTCTCCTTCGGTATTAACATGGTTGCCCTGCACCATGGTCAGCCGAAGATCATGAACCTGAAAGAAATTATTGCCGCGTTTGTGCGCCACCGCCGCGAAGTGGTAACCCGGCGTACGATTTTCGAACTGCGCAAAGCCCGCGATCGCGCGCATATCCTTGAAGCGCTGGCGATTGCCCTGGCCAACATCGATCCGATTATCGAACTGATTCGCCGCGCGCCGACCCCGGCGGAAGCGAAAGCAGCATTAATCGCCCGTTCATGGGATCTGGGTAATGTTTCCGCGATGCTGGAACGCGCAGGCGATGACGCCGCCCGTCCGGAATGGCTGGAGCCTGAGTTCGGCGTACGCGACGGTCAGTACTACCTGACCGAACAGCAGGCGCAGGCGATTCTGGATCTGCGTTTGCAGAAGCTGACCGGCCTTGAGCATGAAAAACTGCTCGATGAATACAAAGAGCTGCTGGAACAAATTGCTGAACTGCTGCACATACTGGGCAGCGCCGAGCGTCTGATGGAGGTTATCCGCGAAGAGCTGGAGCTGGTCCGTGAACAGTTCGGCGACGCGCGTCGTACCGAGATCACCGCTAACAGCGCGGATATCAACATCGAAGACCTGATCAACCAGGAAGATGTTGTCGTGACCCTTTCGCACCAGGGTTACGTGAAGTACCAGCCGTTAACCGACTACGAAGCACAGCGTCGTGGCGGTAAAGGTAAATCTGCGGCGCGGATTAAAGAAGAAGACTTTATCGACCGCCTGCTGGTGGCCAACACCCACGACACGATCCTCTGCTTCTCCAGCCGCGGCCGTCTCTACTGGATGAAGGTTTATCAGCTGCCGGAAGCCAGCCGCGGCGCCCGCGGTCGTCCGATCGTCAATCTGTTGCCGCTGGAAGCCAACGAACGTATCACCGCGATTCTGCCGGTACGCGAGTACGAAGAGGGCGTGAACGTCTTTATGGCCACCGCCAGCGGTACGGTGAAGAAAACGGCGCTGACTGAATTCAGCCGTCCGCGTTCTGCCGGTATTATCGCGGTTAACCTCAATGAGGGTGATGAGCTGATTGGCGTCGACCTGACCTCCGGCCAGGACGAAGTCATGCTGTTCTCCGCCGCCGGTAAAGTGGTGCGCTTTAAAGAGGACGCCGTCCGTGCGATGGGCCGTACCGCTACCGGCGTACGCGGTATCAAGCTGGCCGGTGAAGACAAAGTGGTTTCGTTGATCATTCCGCGCGGTGAAGGGGCCATCCTGACCGTCACGCAGAATGGCTACGGTAAACGTACCGCAGCAGAAGAGTATCCGACCAAGTCGCGTGCGACTCAGGGCGTTATCTCTATCAAAGTTACCGAACGTAACGGTTCCGTTGTGGGCGCGGTGCAGGTTGATGACTGCGACCAGATCATGATGATCACCGATGCCGGCACGCTGGTTCGAACTCGCGTATCTGAAGTCAGCATTGTGGGCCGCAACACGCAGGGCGTCATTCTGATCCGCACAGCGGAAGATGAAAACGTGGTCGGGCTGCAGCGCGTTGCTGAGCCGGTTGATGATGAAGAGCTGGATGCTATCGACGGTAGCGTGGCCGAAGGCGATGATGATATCGCTCCGGAAGCCGATACTGATGATGACATCGCCGAAGATGAAGAGTAA
- the ubiG gene encoding bifunctional 2-polyprenyl-6-hydroxyphenol methylase/3-demethylubiquinol 3-O-methyltransferase UbiG, producing the protein MNAEKPSVAHNVDHNEIAKFEAVASRWWDLEGEFKPLHRINPLRLGYIAERSGGLFGKKVLDVGCGGGILAESMAREGATVTGLDMGFEPLQVAKLHALESGIQVEYVQETVEEHAAKHAQQYDVVTCMEMLEHVPDPQSVVHACARLVKPGGQVFFSTINRNGKAWLMAVVGAEYIMKMVPKGTHDVKKFIKPAELIGWVDETILKEQHITGLHYNPLTNTFKLAPGVDVNYMLHTTAKNA; encoded by the coding sequence ATGAATGCCGAAAAACCGTCGGTGGCCCACAACGTTGATCATAATGAAATCGCTAAATTTGAAGCCGTCGCCTCGCGCTGGTGGGATTTAGAGGGCGAATTCAAGCCGTTACATCGTATCAACCCTCTACGCCTTGGCTATATTGCGGAGCGTTCAGGCGGACTGTTTGGCAAGAAAGTGCTCGATGTCGGCTGCGGTGGCGGCATTCTGGCAGAAAGCATGGCCCGGGAAGGCGCAACGGTAACCGGTCTGGATATGGGGTTTGAGCCGCTACAGGTGGCAAAACTGCACGCTCTGGAGAGCGGGATTCAGGTTGAGTATGTTCAGGAAACCGTTGAAGAGCACGCGGCGAAACATGCTCAGCAGTATGATGTCGTTACCTGCATGGAAATGCTGGAGCACGTACCGGACCCGCAGTCGGTGGTCCACGCCTGCGCGCGGCTGGTTAAACCGGGCGGCCAGGTTTTCTTCTCTACCATTAACCGTAACGGTAAAGCCTGGCTGATGGCGGTAGTGGGCGCCGAGTACATCATGAAAATGGTGCCAAAAGGCACCCATGACGTGAAGAAATTCATTAAGCCTGCGGAGCTTATTGGCTGGGTTGATGAGACAATTCTGAAAGAGCAGCATATTACCGGTCTTCACTACAATCCGTTGACCAATACCTTCAAGCTGGCGCCGGGCGTTGATGTTAACTATATGTTGCATACAACGGCGAAAAACGCATAA
- the nrdA gene encoding class 1a ribonucleoside-diphosphate reductase subunit alpha has translation MNQSLLVTKRDGSTERINLDKIHRVLDWAAEGLNNVSISQVELRSHIQFYDGIKTADIHETIIKAAADLISRDAPDYQYLAARLAIFHLRKKAYGQFEPPALFDHVSKMVKNGKYDTHLLEDYTEEEFKQMDSFIEHDRDMTFSYAAVKQLEGKYLVQNRVTGEIYESAQFLYILVAACLFSNYPRETRLDYIKRFYDAVSTFKISLPTPIMSGVRTPTRQFSSCVLIECGDSLDSINATSSAIVKYVSQRAGIGINAGRIRALGSPIRGGEAFHTGCIPFYKHFQTAVKSCSQGGVRGGAATLFYPMWHLEVESLLVLKNNRGTDANRVRHMDYGVQINKLMYTRLLKGGDITLFSPSDVPGLYDAFFADQDEFERLYTQYEQDSSIRKQRIKAVELFSLMMQERASTGRIYIQNVDHCNTHSPFDPVVAPVRQSNLCLEIALPTKPLEDVNDENGEIALCTLSAFNLGAIDSLDELEELAVLAVRALDALLDYQDYPIPAAKRGAMGRRTLGIGVINFAYYLAKHGKRYSDGSANNLTHKTFEAIQYYLLKASNELAIEQGACPWFNETTYAKGILPIDTYKKDLDAIVNESLHYDWEALRESIKTHGLRNSTLSALMPSETSSQISNATNGIEPPRGHVSIKASKDGILRQVVPDYEKLQNGYELLWEMPNNDGYLQLVGIMQKFIDQSISANTNYDPTRFPSGKVPMQQLLKDLLNAYKFGVKTLYYHNTRDGAEDSQDDLAPSIQDDGCESGACKI, from the coding sequence ATGAATCAGAGTCTGCTGGTGACAAAGCGCGACGGTAGCACCGAGCGTATCAATCTCGATAAAATCCACCGCGTGCTGGATTGGGCGGCAGAAGGGCTGAATAACGTATCCATCTCCCAGGTAGAACTGCGCTCTCACATTCAGTTCTATGACGGCATCAAAACCGCCGACATTCACGAAACCATTATCAAAGCTGCAGCGGACCTTATTTCGCGCGATGCTCCGGACTACCAGTATCTGGCCGCCCGTCTGGCGATTTTTCACCTGCGCAAAAAAGCCTACGGTCAGTTCGAGCCGCCGGCGCTGTTCGATCACGTCTCGAAAATGGTGAAAAACGGCAAATACGATACTCATCTGCTGGAAGACTACACGGAAGAAGAGTTCAAGCAGATGGATTCGTTTATCGAGCACGATCGCGATATGACCTTCTCCTACGCTGCGGTTAAGCAGCTGGAAGGAAAATATCTGGTTCAAAACCGCGTCACCGGTGAGATCTACGAAAGCGCCCAGTTCCTCTACATCCTGGTTGCCGCATGCCTGTTCTCCAACTATCCGCGCGAAACGCGCCTGGACTACATCAAGCGTTTCTACGACGCGGTGTCCACCTTTAAAATTTCGCTGCCGACGCCGATTATGTCCGGCGTACGTACCCCGACGCGTCAGTTCAGCTCCTGCGTGCTGATCGAGTGCGGTGATAGCCTGGATTCTATTAACGCCACCTCCAGCGCCATTGTTAAATACGTTTCTCAGCGCGCCGGTATCGGTATTAACGCCGGCCGCATCCGCGCGCTGGGTAGCCCGATCCGCGGCGGTGAAGCCTTCCACACCGGCTGCATCCCGTTCTATAAGCACTTCCAGACGGCGGTAAAATCCTGTTCACAGGGTGGCGTTCGCGGCGGTGCGGCGACGCTCTTCTACCCGATGTGGCATCTGGAAGTTGAAAGCCTGCTGGTGCTGAAAAATAACCGTGGCACTGACGCCAACCGCGTTCGTCATATGGATTACGGCGTACAAATTAACAAGCTGATGTACACCCGTCTGCTGAAAGGCGGCGATATCACGCTGTTCAGCCCGTCAGACGTCCCTGGCCTCTACGATGCGTTTTTCGCCGACCAGGACGAGTTCGAGCGTCTTTATACTCAATACGAGCAGGATTCCAGCATTCGTAAACAGCGTATTAAAGCGGTAGAACTGTTCTCGTTAATGATGCAGGAGCGCGCCTCCACTGGTCGTATCTATATCCAGAACGTTGACCACTGCAACACCCACAGCCCGTTCGATCCGGTTGTCGCGCCGGTGCGTCAATCCAACCTGTGCCTGGAAATCGCACTGCCGACCAAGCCGCTGGAAGATGTTAACGACGAAAACGGCGAAATCGCCCTGTGTACCCTGTCCGCTTTCAACCTTGGCGCGATCGATAGCCTTGATGAGCTGGAAGAGCTGGCGGTACTGGCGGTTCGCGCGCTGGATGCCCTGCTGGATTACCAGGACTATCCGATCCCGGCAGCCAAACGCGGCGCCATGGGCCGTCGTACCCTGGGTATTGGCGTGATTAACTTTGCCTACTACCTGGCGAAACACGGCAAGCGCTATTCCGACGGCAGCGCCAACAATCTGACGCACAAAACGTTCGAGGCGATTCAGTACTATCTGCTGAAGGCTTCCAACGAACTGGCTATCGAGCAGGGCGCGTGCCCGTGGTTTAACGAAACCACCTATGCCAAAGGCATTCTGCCGATCGATACTTATAAAAAAGACCTGGATGCGATCGTCAATGAATCCCTGCATTACGACTGGGAAGCGTTGCGCGAATCGATCAAAACGCACGGCCTGCGCAACTCAACCCTCTCCGCGCTGATGCCGTCCGAGACCTCTTCGCAGATTTCCAACGCCACCAACGGCATTGAGCCGCCGCGCGGCCACGTCAGTATCAAAGCGTCGAAAGACGGGATCCTGCGCCAGGTGGTGCCGGATTACGAAAAACTGCAGAACGGCTACGAGCTGCTGTGGGAAATGCCGAACAACGACGGCTATTTACAGCTGGTCGGTATTATGCAGAAGTTCATCGATCAGTCGATTTCCGCCAATACCAACTACGACCCGACGCGTTTCCCTTCCGGAAAAGTGCCGATGCAGCAGCTGCTCAAAGACTTGCTCAATGCCTATAAGTTCGGCGTAAAAACGCTGTACTATCACAACACCCGTGATGGCGCAGAGGATTCCCAGGATGACCTGGCGCCGTCTATTCAGGACGACGGCTGCGAAAGCGGCGCATGTAAGATCTAA
- the nrdB gene encoding class Ia ribonucleoside-diphosphate reductase subunit beta, with product MAYTTFSQTKNDQLLEPMFFGQPVNVARYDQQKYDIFEKLIEKQLSFFWRPEEVDVSRDRIDYQALPEHEKHIFISNLKYQTLLDSIQGRSPNVALLPLISIPELETWVETWAFSETIHSRSYTHIIRNIVNDPAMVFDDIVTNEQIQKRAEGISSYYDELIELTSYWHLLGEGTHSVNGKTITVNLRELKKKLYLCLMSVNALEAIRFYVSFACSFAFAERKLMEGNAKIIRLIARDEALHLTGTQHMLNLLRSGVDDPEMAEIAEECKQECYDLFVLAAQQEKEWADYLFRDGSMIGLNKDILCQYVEYITNIRMQAVGLDLPFQTRSNPIPWINTWLVSDNVQVAPQEVEVSSYLVGQIDSEVDADDLSNFQL from the coding sequence ATGGCATATACCACTTTTTCACAGACGAAAAACGATCAGCTGCTCGAGCCTATGTTCTTTGGCCAGCCGGTGAACGTCGCCCGCTACGATCAGCAAAAATATGACATCTTCGAAAAGCTGATTGAAAAACAGCTCTCCTTCTTCTGGCGTCCGGAAGAAGTTGACGTTTCTCGCGACCGTATCGACTACCAAGCGCTGCCGGAACACGAAAAACACATTTTTATCAGCAATCTGAAATATCAGACGCTGCTGGATTCGATCCAGGGCCGCAGCCCGAATGTTGCCCTGCTGCCGCTGATTTCGATTCCGGAGCTGGAAACCTGGGTGGAAACCTGGGCGTTTTCCGAGACTATCCACTCGCGCTCCTATACCCATATCATCCGCAATATCGTTAACGATCCGGCGATGGTATTTGACGATATCGTCACCAACGAGCAGATTCAGAAACGCGCGGAAGGCATTTCCAGCTACTACGATGAATTGATTGAGCTGACCAGCTACTGGCATCTGCTGGGCGAAGGCACACACAGCGTGAACGGTAAAACGATTACCGTGAACCTGCGCGAGCTGAAGAAGAAACTCTACCTGTGCCTGATGAGCGTAAACGCGCTGGAAGCTATTCGTTTTTACGTTAGCTTCGCCTGCTCTTTCGCCTTTGCCGAGCGCAAGCTGATGGAAGGTAACGCTAAAATTATCCGCCTGATCGCCCGTGACGAAGCGTTGCACCTGACCGGCACTCAGCACATGCTGAACCTGCTGCGCTCCGGCGTTGACGATCCGGAAATGGCGGAAATCGCCGAAGAGTGTAAACAGGAGTGCTACGACCTGTTTGTGCTGGCGGCGCAGCAGGAAAAAGAGTGGGCGGATTATCTGTTCCGTGACGGCTCGATGATCGGCCTGAACAAAGATATTCTCTGCCAGTACGTTGAGTACATCACTAACATCCGCATGCAGGCGGTAGGTCTCGATCTGCCGTTCCAGACTCGCTCCAACCCGATCCCGTGGATCAACACCTGGCTGGTGTCTGATAACGTGCAGGTTGCGCCACAGGAAGTAGAAGTCAGTTCTTACCTGGTCGGACAGATCGACTCCGAAGTCGACGCTGACGATCTGAGCAACTTCCAGCTCTGA
- the yfaE gene encoding class I ribonucleotide reductase maintenance protein YfaE: protein MKSIFLRISDTRLECQDEHPSLLAALESHNIDVEYQCREGYCGSCRIRLVSGQVDWLTEPLAFVQPGEILPCCCRAKGDIEIEM from the coding sequence ATGAAAAGCATTTTTCTGCGGATTTCTGACACTCGTCTTGAGTGTCAGGATGAACACCCCTCCCTGCTGGCAGCCCTGGAATCGCATAATATCGACGTGGAGTATCAGTGCCGGGAAGGCTACTGCGGCTCCTGTCGTATACGGCTGGTTTCCGGGCAGGTTGACTGGCTAACCGAGCCGCTGGCGTTTGTCCAGCCGGGAGAGATTTTGCCCTGCTGCTGTCGGGCGAAAGGCGATATTGAGATCGAGATGTAA
- the glpQ gene encoding glycerophosphodiester phosphodiesterase codes for MKSKLTALMSGMLLAATALSFSAVAGEKIVIAHRGASGYLPEHTLPAKAMAYAQGADYLEQDLVMTKDDRLVVLHDHYLDRVTDVAQRFPQRARKDGRFYAIDFTLAEIKSLKFTEGFEPKDGKNVQTYPGRFPMGKSDFRIHTFEEEIEFVQGLNHSTGKNIGIYPEIKAPWFHHQEGKDIAASTLKVLKEYGYTSKQDKVYLQCFDANELKRIKNELAPKMGMDLNLVQLIAYTDWNETQQKQADGKWVNYSYDWMFKPGAMAQIAQYADGIGPDYHMLVAEGSKPGDVKLTAMVKEAHASGMQVHPYTVRADLLPEYAIDVNQLYDLLYDQTDVDGLFTDFPDKAVQFLKDKR; via the coding sequence ATGAAAAGCAAATTAACCGCTCTGATGAGCGGCATGCTCCTGGCCGCCACGGCGCTCTCTTTTAGCGCCGTGGCGGGGGAGAAAATCGTCATCGCCCATCGTGGCGCCAGCGGCTATCTTCCGGAGCATACCTTGCCGGCGAAAGCGATGGCCTACGCTCAGGGGGCCGATTACCTCGAGCAGGACCTGGTGATGACTAAAGACGATCGGCTGGTGGTCCTGCATGACCACTATCTGGATCGGGTGACCGACGTGGCCCAGCGTTTCCCACAGCGGGCGCGTAAAGATGGCCGTTTTTACGCCATCGACTTTACCCTCGCCGAGATTAAGTCGCTGAAGTTTACCGAAGGTTTTGAGCCGAAAGATGGCAAGAACGTGCAAACCTATCCCGGGCGTTTCCCGATGGGCAAATCCGACTTCCGCATTCATACCTTTGAAGAGGAAATTGAGTTCGTGCAGGGGCTGAACCATTCGACGGGGAAAAACATCGGTATCTATCCGGAAATCAAAGCGCCGTGGTTTCACCATCAGGAAGGTAAAGATATTGCTGCCAGCACGCTGAAAGTGCTGAAGGAATATGGCTACACCAGCAAGCAGGATAAGGTCTATCTGCAGTGTTTTGACGCCAACGAGCTCAAACGAATCAAGAATGAGCTGGCGCCAAAGATGGGCATGGATCTCAATCTGGTGCAGCTCATCGCCTATACCGACTGGAATGAAACGCAGCAGAAACAGGCTGACGGAAAATGGGTGAACTACAGCTATGACTGGATGTTCAAGCCGGGAGCGATGGCGCAGATTGCGCAGTACGCTGACGGCATTGGTCCGGACTATCACATGCTGGTGGCGGAAGGCTCGAAGCCGGGGGATGTGAAGCTGACGGCAATGGTGAAAGAAGCGCACGCCAGCGGCATGCAGGTTCATCCGTATACGGTCCGGGCGGATCTGCTCCCGGAGTACGCCATCGACGTTAATCAGCTCTACGATCTGCTGTATGACCAGACGGACGTTGACGGCTTGTTTACCGATTTCCCGGATAAAGCGGTGCAGTTTCTGAAGGATAAGCGCTAA
- the glpA gene encoding anaerobic glycerol-3-phosphate dehydrogenase subunit A, producing the protein MADSCEYDVIIIGGGATGAGIARDCALRGLKAALVERYDIATGATGRNHGLLHSGARYAVTDSESARECISENRILRRIARHCIEPTNGLFITLPEDDLAYQQTFITACQQAGIDAEPLTTAEALRIEPTVNPALLGAVKVPDGTVDPFRLTAANMLDAREHGAVILTGYEVTGLLRSGATISGVHVYHHAQRRTQTLRASVVVNAAGIWGQRIAEYADLRISMFPAKGSLLILDHRINRQVINRCRKPADADILVPGDTISLIGTTSMHIPYDEIDDNRVTTEEVDTLLREGEKLAPIMGRTRVLRAYSGIRPLVASDDDPSGRSVSRGIVLLDHERRDGMEGFITITGGKLMTYRLMAEWATDAVCRKLGNTVSCTTADTPLPGSQEPAETTLRKIISLPAPLRGSAIYRHGDRTPAWLGDSRQHRSLVCECEAVTAGEVQYAVENLAVKDLLDLRRRTRVGMGTCQGELCACRAAGLLARFNVTTSARSLTQLSEFLNERWKGVQPVAWGDALRESEFTRWVYLGLCGLQKEHQDEV; encoded by the coding sequence ATGGCCGATAGTTGTGAATATGACGTCATTATTATTGGCGGCGGCGCAACCGGTGCCGGAATTGCCCGCGACTGCGCGCTGCGCGGACTGAAGGCAGCGCTGGTTGAACGCTATGATATCGCCACCGGCGCGACCGGTCGCAACCATGGTCTGCTGCATAGCGGCGCGCGCTATGCGGTAACCGATAGCGAATCAGCGCGGGAGTGCATTAGCGAAAACCGCATCTTACGCCGCATCGCCCGCCACTGCATTGAACCCACCAACGGACTCTTTATCACCCTACCGGAAGACGATCTGGCGTATCAGCAGACCTTTATTACCGCGTGCCAGCAGGCGGGTATTGACGCCGAGCCTCTGACCACCGCGGAAGCGCTGCGCATCGAGCCTACGGTGAACCCGGCTCTGCTCGGCGCGGTAAAAGTCCCCGACGGCACGGTCGATCCTTTCCGCCTTACCGCCGCAAATATGCTCGATGCCCGCGAGCATGGCGCCGTCATCCTCACCGGTTACGAAGTTACCGGCCTGCTGCGCAGCGGTGCTACCATCAGCGGCGTACATGTATACCATCATGCCCAGCGCCGGACGCAAACGCTACGCGCCAGCGTGGTGGTTAACGCCGCCGGGATCTGGGGCCAGCGGATCGCAGAGTATGCCGACCTGCGCATTTCTATGTTTCCGGCTAAGGGATCGCTGCTGATCCTCGACCACCGAATTAATCGCCAGGTCATCAACCGCTGCCGCAAACCGGCTGACGCCGATATCCTGGTGCCGGGCGATACCATTTCGCTGATTGGCACCACCTCCATGCATATCCCCTATGACGAAATTGATGATAACCGGGTGACGACCGAGGAAGTCGATACGTTACTGCGCGAAGGGGAAAAGCTGGCGCCGATTATGGGACGGACGCGAGTACTGCGCGCCTACTCCGGCATACGTCCGCTGGTCGCCAGCGATGACGATCCCAGCGGACGTAGCGTCAGCCGCGGCATTGTGCTGCTCGACCATGAACGGCGCGACGGCATGGAAGGCTTCATAACGATTACCGGCGGTAAGCTGATGACCTATCGACTGATGGCGGAATGGGCCACGGATGCGGTATGCCGTAAGCTCGGCAACACCGTCTCCTGTACAACCGCCGACACGCCGCTGCCCGGCTCGCAGGAGCCAGCGGAAACCACGCTACGCAAAATTATCTCTTTACCCGCCCCGCTGCGCGGATCAGCTATTTATCGCCACGGCGACCGCACTCCCGCCTGGCTTGGCGATAGCCGCCAGCACCGCAGTCTGGTCTGCGAATGCGAGGCGGTTACCGCAGGCGAGGTTCAGTACGCGGTTGAAAATCTGGCGGTGAAAGATCTGCTCGATTTACGCCGCCGTACCCGCGTCGGCATGGGCACCTGTCAGGGCGAGCTGTGCGCCTGTCGCGCCGCCGGGCTGCTCGCGCGTTTCAACGTCACAACCTCCGCACGCTCCCTCACCCAGTTATCCGAATTTCTGAACGAGCGCTGGAAAGGCGTACAGCCGGTGGCCTGGGGAGACGCGCTGCGCGAAAGCGAGTTCACCCGCTGGGTCTATCTCGGCCTGTGCGGATTACAAAAGGAGCATCAGGATGAAGTTTGA